Proteins found in one Planococcus citri chromosome 2, ihPlaCitr1.1, whole genome shotgun sequence genomic segment:
- the LOC135835117 gene encoding speckle-type POZ protein B-like isoform X4, whose product MSSHYNLPNASAGNRFGTRIKLHEATIIWTIENFRFHEAIGKLLESPTFSAIDDNETKWYTKLEPNGDNSENNDYITFRVSLYPGCERKEAFAEFSAYILDKDFKETSAFKKTLKVYQFFSSSPSAAHGNRWGWAKFQIKDEDFRSNLLIDDKLTIKCVITYYLPDAVDNTANECYNTRLYPDVPECNLSHHYGLLLENRDIADVVLSIKGKEFSAHKVILAARSPVFAVMFKHDAKENKENRVNIDDMDEEVVSEMLRYIYTGKCEKLPELAYGLLAAGDKYDLNHLKMICAEELYKNLSVENAASILALADMHGVKELKNEVIKFITTRPTEILNTAGWKSIRSNFELADEVSLAIARR is encoded by the coding sequence ATGTCCAGTCATTATAATTTACCAAACGCATCCGCTGGTAATCGATTCGGTACCAGAATCAAACTCCATGAAGCAACGATTATCTGGACAATagaaaatttcaggtttcatgAAGCTATTGGAAAACTGTTGGAATCACCTACCTTCTCGGCGATAGATGATAATGAAACGAAATGGTACACAAAACTGGAACCTAATGGCGATAACAGTGAAAATAACGATTATATTACTTTTCGTGTATCCCTATACCCCGGGTGCGAACGTAAAGAAGCATTTGCAGAATTCTCCGCATATATCTTGGATAAGGATTTTAAAGAAACTAGCGCCTTCAAGAAGACGTTGAAagtataccaatttttttcttcatcgccGTCCGCTGCACACGGTAACAGGTGGGGCTGGGCTAAGTTCCAGATTAAAGATGAAGATTTCAGAAGCAATTTGTTGATTGATGATAAATTGACGATCAAATGCGTGATCACTTACTATTTACCTGATGCTGTTGATAATACTGCCAATGAGTGTTATAATACCAGACTCTATCCCGATGTTCCAGAATGTAATCTTTCCCATCACTATGGattattacttgaaaatcgTGATATCGCTGATGTTGTACTTTCGATAAAAGGTAAAGAATTTTCAGCCCATAAGGTTATTCTAGCTGCGCGTAGTCCAGTTTTTGCTGTTATGTTCAAACATGACgcgaaagaaaataaagaaaatcgCGTAAATATCGATGACATGGATGAGGAAGTTGTAAGCGAAATGCTGCGATATATTTACaccggaaaatgtgaaaaattacctGAACTAGCTTACGGTTTATTAGCAGCTGGCGATAAGTATGATTTGAACCATTTAAAAATGATCTGTGCGGAAGAATTGTACAAGAATTTATCGGTGGAAAATGCTGCGAGTATTTTGGCATTAGCAGATATGCACGGGgttaaagaattgaaaaatgaagtcatCAAGTTCATCACTACAAGACCTACTGAGATTTTGAATACAGCTGGATGGAAGAgtattcgatcaaattttgagttggcCGATGAAGTGAGCTTGGCTATTGCTCGACGATAA